AAATTAACTTAACATCTTCTCTCTTCGCTTCACCTTCACCTTCAAGTGCCAATATTCGTTCTTTATCGGGCATAACTTCCTTTTCACAAAAAGGCATTAATACTACGTCAAACTCTAATCCTTTTGCCGAATGATAGGTCCCAATTGAAACTCCCGGTGCACCATTCCATTTATTCATATCCTTTTTTATCACCTGACTTTGAATCCCTTGCTCCAAAAGCCTCTCCTCAAGTAAATTAACCATCCCTCTTGTTCTCACCAAAACAGCTACAGTCTGATTCTTTCTTGCCCCATTTACCCAATCTATTACTTGTTTTATTTCCTTATCCATACCTTCAAATTTTACCAAGGCAGGTTTGGCGCCCAACGCTTTTCTTGTCATAGGTTTTACAATATCAGGTGCTCCGGTATAATATTCGGAACTAGAAATCGCGAAAGCTAAATCTGCGATATGCTTAGAATTTCTATGATTCTCTTTAAATTCTTCAATTTTTTTGGGTTTAAGCCCTGCAAATCTCCAACTTAACCCTTGACCATATATTTGCTGAGCAACATCTCCAAAAAACGTCAGACTCCCCCCCTTAGGTACAGCAGCTGCTAAAGATTGTAACATCACTGGTGAAAAATCCTGTCCTTCATCTATAATAATATGTTTATACATTCGTTCCCTCGTATCAACATTAAACTCTTCCCTTACAAAATAAGCCATATCGTCCCAATCATATTTGTATCCCCTCTCCTCACGAATCTTCAAATATTCCTGATAAACCTCAAAGAAATACCTTCTTTTATCTCTATTAATTCTTGTTCCAATTCTTCCAGTCCTAGTGATTTTCTCATACTTTCCTAAATCTTCAATCCCCATTCTTTGTAACCATTGGATTTCCTCATAAAACACTACTTCTTCTCGTTCAAAAGTTACTTCCTTAGGATATTTTTGCTTCACCAAATCTTTTGCTGCTTTTATCATCGATAACTTTTGATTATCCCATTTGAAATTCGGTACTATATCATTTCTTCCTAATTTTCCTCTACTATTTAAATACCCTCTCGCAAACGAATGGTAGTTTCGAACATCTACATTTTTCAACTCATTCTTTGCAAAACTATTTAAATATGTTACCAAAGCTTTATTAAAAGTTAACAATAAAGTTTTCTCCTCATCAATACAATATCCTCGAGATAACATAGATGCTCTAAGAATCGCTAAAGTTGTTTTACCGCTTCCCGCTGTACCTAATACCACAAAGTGCCCCTCCGCTGGAAAAGATAAAACATCACATTGCTGTCCCACTGGTGTAGGAAGTGCCATAATAATTCCCCTTTCGTCTCTTTAATTTATTCACCTTTACTTAATTTACCATATCAGAACAACTATATATACTACTTTAAATGTTTTCGAACTCAAAATTATCTATCAAAACAACAACGAATACCAAATAACTAATCCTCTTCACAAATAAAAAAACAATGGAAAATCTAATTTTCCATTGTTTTTCTAAAAATTTTTATCGAATAGCGTCATTTGTATTTGCCCATCATTGATATCAGTATCTTTCTCATTTACTTTTTCTTCACTTTCAGAGTCAGTCATTTTAATTTTTTTCCCCTCACCTAAAACCTCCATATATTGATCAACCGAACTCAAAACATACTGAAGCTTATCAGCCTTATGCAAAGAAACATATAAAGCCAGCGCTCTCGCTTGGCAATTTATAGATTTTTTAGGGTTAAATTCAATATCAGAAAAGGCACTATATTCCAAAACACAAGAACCTAATTTTTGTTGCCTAGCTAGTGCATTTATATATAACCAATCATAAAAAGCCGTTTTAGGACATAAAGGCCATTCACGATTAAAATATCTAAAACTAATTAGATTCCCGCTATTTTTCAACCTCACATCTTTTTTTGCCTCCTTCGCTGTACAATATAACAAATCTAAGAAAGGGCCTCCAAATTCAAATACTTTACTTGCTTGAAATGCGTTTTCAACACTAAAGTTTTTACCATTTTTTAATTCTATCTTGAGATTAAATGCACTTAACGCTCTCCCCAAATCACTTTCTGATTTACTGGATACTTCCAAAACACTCTCCAATCTATTTTCACTTAAAAAACTTTCATGCATTGCATTTATGGATTTCCTTTTTTGCGCTACTGAAAAACCACAATAATATTTAAAATTCACATTCACTTCATCAATACAATTATTTTTGTAAGGATTTGACACAAATATCGGTTATATAGCCACTTTTATCTCCTACCATTCTTAATATATACCCTTTTTAATTATGCTTTAATTTAAACCTAAATTTAACCAACCAAAAAAGGTTGATACATATTAATATGTATCACCCTTTAAAATTTAGCGCACCAGGAGAAATTCGAGCTCCCGCTCCGCCCATTTCCGTACTATTTTATATATTTTGATCGCAGTCTTAATATATCTTCTCCTTCGCGAATGCCTGCCGATCCCTTCCTCACATTTTTTACGACAGTCCAATTCGGGTTAGTTTCATCACCGATGTTCTGTACTGTAAAATTGCCATCACCATATTTTCGGTGGCCTTCTGCCAATTTCTCCGTTAAATCATTCTCATTTGATCTCGCCATCTTTGCGCCATCTCCCTTTTTTATACGACCTTCTTAAACCATCTAACCAATCACAGGTCCAGTCAATTGGAGATTCTCATTTTCCGCTTCTATTAATTGTAACACACTGCCGGGGATAAGTTCCGATAACTGCTGCTCAACCGTACTAGAATGGTAAAGAATTTTATAATATTGCAAGTAAACAATTAAGAGAATCTGGATATGGATTTGAGTTCCATCATAAACCTATTAATTCTTTAAATTAAATAAGATGAATAGGGCGCATAAATGGCGCTCTTTTTATTTAAGAAAAAAAGTACATATGCAACTGCTTAATATCAAAGGAAAGGTCGCAAATATTAAGCATGAACTACACTTATAACCCAAACATCAAATTTTAGACAAACAAAAAACCTTGTTATCTTTTGATAACAAGGTTTTTTTAGCGTCCCAGGAGAGATTCGAACTCCCGACCGTACGCTTAGA
This DNA window, taken from Bacillus cereus ATCC 14579, encodes the following:
- a CDS encoding 3'-5' exonuclease produces the protein MALPTPVGQQCDVLSFPAEGHFVVLGTAGSGKTTLAILRASMLSRGYCIDEEKTLLLTFNKALVTYLNSFAKNELKNVDVRNYHSFARGYLNSRGKLGRNDIVPNFKWDNQKLSMIKAAKDLVKQKYPKEVTFEREEVVFYEEIQWLQRMGIEDLGKYEKITRTGRIGTRINRDKRRYFFEVYQEYLKIREERGYKYDWDDMAYFVREEFNVDTRERMYKHIIIDEGQDFSPVMLQSLAAAVPKGGSLTFFGDVAQQIYGQGLSWRFAGLKPKKIEEFKENHRNSKHIADLAFAISSSEYYTGAPDIVKPMTRKALGAKPALVKFEGMDKEIKQVIDWVNGARKNQTVAVLVRTRGMVNLLEERLLEQGIQSQVIKKDMNKWNGAPGVSIGTYHSAKGLEFDVVLMPFCEKEVMPDKERILALEGEGEAKREDVKLIYVGVTRAKYTLIISYSNEITDLIPVDEELLQVTEI
- a CDS encoding DarT1-associated NADAR antitoxin family protein: MSNPYKNNCIDEVNVNFKYYCGFSVAQKRKSINAMHESFLSENRLESVLEVSSKSESDLGRALSAFNLKIELKNGKNFSVENAFQASKVFEFGGPFLDLLYCTAKEAKKDVRLKNSGNLISFRYFNREWPLCPKTAFYDWLYINALARQQKLGSCVLEYSAFSDIEFNPKKSINCQARALALYVSLHKADKLQYVLSSVDQYMEVLGEGKKIKMTDSESEEKVNEKDTDINDGQIQMTLFDKNF